The sequence AGGATCCAAGTGATGCCTGGAGACCGCCGAAGTCGGATTGATCCACGTCGCCGTCATGGTCGAGATCGGCGCCGTCGCAGTCGCCCACCGGCGGACCGCTGGCCGGTCCCGTCAGGCAGGCGCGGAAGATATTGACGTCCTCCGAGTCAACATTGCCGTCGTAGTTCAGATCGGGGTCCGCCAAACCGGCCAGGTATTGAGCATGCGAGGTGATGATCGCGTCTAGAGCGGCGTCCTGAGGCAGGAACACTCCGTTGCCGTCATCCCACGAGGCCGTGGGGTCGTCGAGGATCATCCACAGCGCGGTTCCGGCAAAGGCTCCGCCGCCTGCCGCGGAGCCGGCACAGGTCTGGTAATACAGGTCGCGGAAGAACTGCTCCCGCACGGTTGTCGGCCCGCCGCTGGTTCCTGTGCCGAAGTTGTCGCGAGGAATCCCGAATTCGTCCATCATCAGCGGTTTGCCCAAAACATCGCGGGCATCATCCATGCGCTGCTGGAGATACCGCTCAGCCTTCGTCATAGCCGCAGAGGTGCTGCCGATCGGGTCCCAGCCCCAGTTCTGAGGCCAGATGTGACAGGTCGCATAATCGATGGTTGCGTGCTGGTGGTTGTCGATAAAATCCTGCCCGTAGACCGACATCCAACTGTCGGTATTGCGGTCCGCGTGCCCTTGCCCGTAAAAACCCTCGATGCCGGTGCTCACCATGTGGTTGGGATCCAGGCTCTTGATATAAGCGCTCATCTCGCCCATCCAGGCGTTCAGCGTGGCCGAAGCGGCGGAGCTGCAACGGGCCTCGTTGGTCAACTGCCAGGCGAAGATGGTCGGGTCATCGCGATAGGTCCGCCCGTTAACCGTGTTCACGCGGTTGACCAGCAAGGCAGCCAGTTCCTTGAACCAGGTGCGGATGGTCGCGTCGGAGTAGAAAGCATCGTGGTTTACCGCTCCGAACCGCCAGAGGGTGTATCGATTCATCCCGCCGTAGTCTTCCCAGTTGTTGACCAGGGTAAGCACCACGCGGATTGCGCGCAAGTCCGCCTCGGCCAGCGTCTGATCGAGGGCAACCAGCGTCGCCGGATCGATGAAATCGACCGGCCGTTCGTTTGGGCCGAGTCGTCGGGCAGGCGCACACTGCAGGCAGCCTGCCTTCTCAACCTGGTCCTGAAAAGCCCACGTTCGCAGCACGGTCAGTGAGCGCGCCTGCATCTCGTCAAGCACTTCGTCAGCGCCGGCATGACCGGTGCGGCGATGGATCATCTGGTAGTAGCTGTTCGTGCCCGCCACGTAGATCCGCCGCCCGTTGAGCACGAAATGAGTGCCGTCACGGCGGACGAAACCGCGGTTCTCCGCCCGAGTTGGAACCAGGAAGGGATCCATGAGCATTAAGGCCAGGATGCCCGCCGCGAAGCGACAACTCGCCGGCATTCGCCTGTCTCCTTCCCCGTCGAGGCGGGGCCGACTATTGATCCGCCGGACACGGCTGTCATAGCCGCCCCGCACCTGTTTCTCACACTCCTATCTTACCCTGAAGGAAGGCCGATTTCACCCGGAGGCAACCGTTTTTGCCCGGTCGCCGCGCATCCGGTAGAATCCGGCCGGCCGACGAGACCGCGGATCGAGGGTTGAAGGTCGGCCCCTTTTCTTCTCAGGAGCCCTGCGAATGATAGCTGCTGATGCGAGCACGCCGCCGTCCCGCACCGTGTTCGGACATCCCGCGGGATTGTTCACGTTGTTCTTTGCCGAAATGTGGGAAAGGTTCTCCTTCTATGGGATGCGAGCCCTGTTGGTCCTGTACATGCTGAAGGGGTTCCTCGAATACGGCGACAGCGACGCTTACGCCGTCTACGGCTCCTACTGCGCGCTTGTCTACATGACACCGTTCTTTGGGGGAATGCTGGCCGATCGGCTGTTGGGCGCACGCCGCGCCGTGGTTCTCGGCGGGCTCTTGATGGCCGCCGGGCACCTGATGATGACGGTTCAGACCGGTGTGGGCTTCTTCAGCGCATTGGCTTTGCT is a genomic window of Phycisphaerae bacterium containing:
- a CDS encoding cellulase family glycosylhydrolase yields the protein MPASCRFAAGILALMLMDPFLVPTRAENRGFVRRDGTHFVLNGRRIYVAGTNSYYQMIHRRTGHAGADEVLDEMQARSLTVLRTWAFQDQVEKAGCLQCAPARRLGPNERPVDFIDPATLVALDQTLAEADLRAIRVVLTLVNNWEDYGGMNRYTLWRFGAVNHDAFYSDATIRTWFKELAALLVNRVNTVNGRTYRDDPTIFAWQLTNEARCSSAASATLNAWMGEMSAYIKSLDPNHMVSTGIEGFYGQGHADRNTDSWMSVYGQDFIDNHQHATIDYATCHIWPQNWGWDPIGSTSAAMTKAERYLQQRMDDARDVLGKPLMMDEFGIPRDNFGTGTSGGPTTVREQFFRDLYYQTCAGSAAGGGAFAGTALWMILDDPTASWDDGNGVFLPQDAALDAIITSHAQYLAGLADPDLNYDGNVDSEDVNIFRACLTGPASGPPVGDCDGADLDHDGDVDQSDFGGLQASLGS